One Rhea pennata isolate bPtePen1 chromosome 3, bPtePen1.pri, whole genome shotgun sequence DNA segment encodes these proteins:
- the CLIC5 gene encoding chloride intracellular channel protein 5 isoform X2 → MSDCVPVNGEGKDPEIELFVKAGIDGESIGNCPFSQRLFMILWLKGVVFNVTTVDLKRKPADLHNLAPGTHPPFLTFNGEVKTDVNKIEEFLEETLAPPKYPKLAAKHRESNTAGIDIFSKFSAYIKNTKQQDNAALEKGLVKALKKLDDYLRTPLPEEIDANSTEEEKVSKRKFLDGDDLTLADCNLLPKLHVVKIVAKKYRNFEFPTEMTGLWRYLKNAYARDEFTNTCAADKEIEQAYADVAKRLSKS, encoded by the exons GCTGGTATAGATGGAGAAAGCATTGGGAACTGTCCATTCTCCCAACGCCTCTTCATGATCCTCTGGCTCAAAGGAGTTGTGTTCAATGTCACCACTGTTGACCTGAAAAG aaagcCAGCTGATCTACACAATCTGGCTCCTGGGACCCACCCACCTTTCTTGACTTTTAATGGAGAAGTCAAAACAGATGTTAACAAGATTGAGGAATTCTTGGAAGAGACTCTTGCACCTCCAAA GTATCCCAAGCTCGCTGCCAAGCACCGGGAATCAAACACTGCTGGAATAGATATCTTCTCCAAATTTtctgcatatataaaaaataccaaACAGCAGGATAATGCTG CCCTTGAAAAAGGTTTGGTGAAAGCTTTGAAGAAGCTGGATGACTATCTGAGAACCCCTCTGCCTGAGGAGATCGATGCAAACAGTACTGAAGAGGAGAAGGTGTCTAAACGCAAATTTCTGGATGGTGATGACCTGACTCTAGCTGACTGCAACCTTCTGCCCAAACTCCATGTTGTTAAG aTCGTTGCAAAGAAATACCGCAACTTTGAGTTCCCAACAGAGATGACGGGGCTATGGCGGTACCTGAAGAATGCTTATGCCAGGGATGAATTCACCAATACCTGTGCTGCAGACAAAGAAATTGAGCAAGCCTATGCAGATGTGGCCAAGCGGCTCAGCAAATCCTAA